In Paenibacillus guangzhouensis, a single window of DNA contains:
- a CDS encoding TVP38/TMEM64 family protein: MANWIDQTYHYLSQLDMNQIEELLDKYSALGPLPGVLLPFVEAFLPFLPLFIIVAGNASAYGLGLGFLYSWIGSVLGALFIFLLARRFGGRFNDYLSRKYPKAEHFFNWVERRGFTPLFILYCFPFTPSFFINVASGMSRVPLGIFLASVALGKAVMIFMISFVGHDWQGFIAQPWRILALVVGLAVLWLGGKRIEKRFQIH; the protein is encoded by the coding sequence ATGGCAAATTGGATTGACCAAACCTATCATTATTTATCCCAGCTGGATATGAATCAAATTGAAGAACTACTAGACAAATATTCGGCGCTTGGCCCCTTGCCAGGCGTCCTGCTGCCGTTTGTAGAAGCCTTCTTGCCATTTCTCCCACTCTTTATTATCGTGGCCGGCAATGCCTCTGCTTACGGATTGGGACTAGGATTCCTGTATTCTTGGATCGGCTCAGTCCTCGGTGCACTATTCATCTTCTTGCTCGCAAGGCGATTCGGCGGACGCTTCAACGACTATCTGTCCCGCAAATATCCCAAAGCGGAACATTTCTTCAACTGGGTGGAACGAAGAGGGTTTACGCCACTATTCATTCTCTATTGCTTCCCATTCACGCCGTCCTTTTTCATCAATGTCGCCTCCGGCATGAGCCGTGTGCCGCTCGGAATTTTCTTAGCTTCCGTCGCGCTCGGCAAAGCTGTCATGATCTTCATGATATCCTTCGTCGGCCATGACTGGCAGGGCTTCATCGCGCAGCCTTGGCGGATCCTAGCCTTAGTCGTTGGACTGGCAGTTCTCTGGCTCGGCGGCAAACGCATCGAGAAACGGTTCCAAATTCACTAA